From a single Acidobacteriota bacterium genomic region:
- the argH gene encoding argininosuccinate lyase, producing MEEKFPARGYKDNVLADCFEDAKRYFLDAYHQVDLAHAVMLGEQEIISAEELRTILKALRRLDFDAIKAREYDGTFEDVFYLIQQEIAKQCDAETAGKLHTARSRNDIDVTIYRLQLRELCLTLITSAVELRRVFHQLAAEHHETVMPAYTHTQPAQPTTLAHFILAMSENLGRDIRRLRAAFENMNRSPLGSGAITTSGFPIDRHRVAELLGFSEPTVNSYGSIASVDYFTETLGAVAAMLVNIGKFAQEFMQMAMVEFNAIRLPDGYVQGSSIMPQKRNPVALEHIRAIGSKALGQTLGVFTAVHNTPFGDINDVEDDLQPLIYSAMRDANRAVSLFGHTLGSAKFDTENLRRRAGENFIAVTELADTIVRRENLPFSIAHSIVGKSVRLAIDAGSNVTHEIIQEAAMEVLGHELELSPEALAAAVSPENFVAVRTIYGGPAPSETQRALRAERDTADKDSEWLALTRAHLDNANMVLQRTVDERIS from the coding sequence ATGGAAGAAAAATTTCCGGCCCGCGGGTACAAAGACAATGTACTCGCGGACTGTTTTGAAGACGCAAAACGCTACTTTCTTGATGCCTATCATCAGGTAGATCTAGCCCATGCCGTAATGCTCGGCGAGCAAGAGATCATATCGGCGGAGGAGCTAAGGACTATCCTCAAGGCACTTCGCCGGCTTGATTTTGATGCGATCAAGGCACGCGAATATGATGGCACATTTGAGGACGTCTTTTACCTAATTCAGCAGGAGATCGCGAAGCAATGCGATGCCGAGACGGCAGGTAAGCTGCACACGGCACGTAGCCGTAACGACATTGACGTCACCATTTACAGGCTGCAGCTTCGTGAGCTTTGCCTTACGCTGATCACTTCTGCCGTCGAGCTGCGGCGTGTTTTCCACCAGCTCGCGGCCGAGCATCACGAGACCGTAATGCCGGCCTATACGCACACGCAACCGGCTCAGCCGACGACCCTTGCACATTTCATTTTAGCGATGTCGGAGAACCTCGGGCGAGACATTCGCAGACTCCGGGCGGCATTTGAAAATATGAACCGCTCGCCGCTCGGCTCGGGTGCGATAACGACGAGCGGTTTCCCGATCGACCGTCATCGCGTGGCGGAGCTTCTCGGGTTTTCAGAGCCGACCGTTAACAGCTACGGCTCGATCGCGTCGGTCGATTATTTTACCGAAACGCTCGGCGCGGTCGCTGCCATGCTCGTCAACATCGGCAAGTTTGCGCAGGAATTCATGCAGATGGCGATGGTCGAGTTCAATGCGATCCGGTTGCCGGATGGCTATGTGCAGGGCTCATCGATAATGCCGCAGAAACGAAACCCCGTCGCGCTCGAACATATTCGGGCGATCGGCAGCAAGGCTCTCGGGCAAACGCTCGGCGTTTTTACGGCGGTCCACAACACGCCGTTTGGTGACATCAACGACGTCGAGGACGACCTGCAGCCGCTGATATACAGCGCGATGCGCGACGCGAACCGAGCTGTCTCGCTTTTTGGACACACACTTGGATCAGCGAAGTTTGATACGGAAAATCTCCGCCGACGCGCGGGCGAGAACTTCATCGCGGTCACCGAGCTTGCGGATACGATCGTCCGGCGGGAAAATTTGCCCTTCAGTATTGCGCATAGCATCGTCGGCAAAAGCGTTCGGCTTGCTATCGATGCGGGCAGTAATGTGACGCACGAGATAATTCAGGAAGCGGCGATGGAAGTTTTGGGACACGAACTCGAGCTTTCGCCCGAAGCGCTTGCGGCGGCTGTCAGCCCGGAGAACTTTGTGGCGGTCCGGACGATCTATGGCGGGCCGGCACCGTCGGAGACCCAGCGTGCCCTTCGGGCCGAGCGGGATACGGCCGACAAAGACTCGGAGTGGCTCGCATTGACCCGAGCTCACCTGGACAATGCAAATATGGTCCTTCAGCGGACCGTTGACGAAAGGATCTCGTAA
- a CDS encoding biotin/lipoyl-binding protein: MKLTAETESGTMPIEFRRQGDRVSAVIDGREYDLEVSEPEPGVFLFKDEGRIFEASAIRDPAARSTFTISLKGREHSVTIADPKRLRGSGRSDAQADGFAEIKTAMPGKVVRVLAAEGDEVEKGDGIVVVEAMKMQNELKSPIAGVVKTLNAVEGATVSAGDVLATIE; the protein is encoded by the coding sequence ATGAAGCTAACCGCAGAAACGGAGTCAGGCACGATGCCGATCGAATTTCGCCGCCAAGGCGACCGCGTCTCTGCGGTCATCGATGGGCGCGAATACGACCTTGAGGTCTCCGAGCCTGAACCGGGTGTATTTCTTTTCAAGGACGAAGGCCGCATCTTCGAGGCGTCTGCGATCCGTGATCCGGCCGCTCGCTCTACCTTCACGATCTCGCTCAAGGGCCGCGAACACAGCGTAACCATCGCTGATCCGAAGCGGCTACGCGGCTCGGGCAGGAGCGACGCTCAGGCTGATGGATTTGCCGAGATAAAGACCGCAATGCCGGGCAAGGTCGTCCGGGTTCTTGCCGCCGAGGGCGATGAGGTTGAGAAAGGCGATGGGATCGTCGTGGTCGAGGCGATGAAGATGCAGAATGAACTCAAGTCGCCGATCGCGGGCGTCGTGAAGACCCTCAACGCCGTTGAAGGTGCGACGGTCTCCGCCGGCGATGTTCTCGCCACGATCGAATAG